A part of Sulfurifustis variabilis genomic DNA contains:
- a CDS encoding VC_2705 family sodium/solute symporter, whose amino-acid sequence MAAQTQAQFTQALKKYYSIYTGGFIAFIIILAIAEQLGLSNRAIGLTFLFATVGLYALIGIVSRTADVAEYYVAGRRVPAVFNGMATGADWMSAASFIAMAGGLYVGGYSGLAFVMGWTGGYVLVALFLAPYLRKFGQFTIPDFLGARYGGNIVRSVGVFAAILCSFTYVVAQVTGVGIITSRFTGIPFGIGVFVGLAGILVCSFLGGMRAVTWTQVAQYIILIIAYMIPVVWLSVVITGFPIPQLSYGYALQGVTQREAQLSQDPKETEVRGIFKERAAAADARLKALETEGEAYLAKERAAVEKKVADLKASGAPEAQVAAAEKALADFPKDVAAARAAWTKDKTTNTARSAPIKPHAATFAGADEKARNTSRLNFLALIFCLMVGTAALPHILMRYYTTPSVREARNSVGWSLFFIFLLYFTAPALAVLVKYEVYHNLVGTAFSEIPAWIARWREVDPSLVSILDINMDGLVQLAEISFHPDMIVLATPEIAGLPYVISGLVAAGGLAAALSTADGLLLTIANALSHDVYYKMLNPSATSKTRLTVAKSLLVVVALAAAWVASQRPADILFLVSAAFSLAAAGFFPALTLGIFWKRATKWGAILGMLAGVGITFYYMVLTQPWLHRMFGVDSPIAENKWFGIEPISAGVFGVPLGFLVIIVVSLLTPAPSRQVQEFIEHVRYPRLAGDIDTRAT is encoded by the coding sequence ATGGCCGCACAGACACAGGCGCAGTTCACCCAGGCTCTCAAGAAGTACTACTCGATCTACACGGGCGGCTTCATCGCCTTCATCATCATACTCGCGATCGCCGAACAGCTCGGTTTGTCGAACCGCGCGATCGGCCTCACGTTCCTGTTCGCGACGGTCGGCCTGTACGCGCTGATCGGCATCGTGTCGCGCACGGCGGACGTCGCCGAGTACTACGTGGCGGGACGGCGCGTGCCGGCCGTGTTCAACGGCATGGCGACCGGCGCGGACTGGATGTCGGCGGCCTCGTTCATCGCGATGGCGGGCGGCCTCTATGTCGGCGGCTACAGCGGCCTCGCCTTCGTGATGGGCTGGACGGGCGGCTACGTGCTGGTGGCGCTGTTCCTCGCGCCCTATCTGCGGAAGTTCGGGCAGTTCACCATTCCCGACTTCCTCGGCGCGCGCTACGGCGGCAACATCGTGCGCTCGGTGGGGGTCTTCGCCGCGATCCTGTGCTCCTTTACTTACGTCGTGGCGCAGGTGACGGGCGTGGGCATCATCACCTCGCGGTTCACCGGCATCCCGTTCGGCATCGGCGTCTTCGTCGGTCTGGCGGGCATCCTCGTGTGCAGCTTCCTCGGCGGCATGCGGGCGGTGACGTGGACGCAGGTGGCGCAGTACATCATCCTGATCATCGCCTACATGATCCCGGTGGTGTGGCTGTCGGTCGTGATCACCGGTTTCCCGATCCCGCAGCTGTCGTACGGCTACGCGCTCCAGGGCGTGACCCAGCGCGAGGCGCAGCTGAGTCAGGATCCCAAGGAGACCGAGGTCCGCGGCATCTTCAAGGAACGCGCGGCCGCGGCCGATGCCAGGCTGAAGGCGCTGGAGACGGAGGGCGAGGCCTATCTCGCCAAGGAGCGTGCCGCGGTTGAGAAGAAGGTGGCCGATCTGAAGGCCAGCGGCGCACCGGAGGCGCAGGTCGCGGCCGCCGAGAAGGCGCTCGCCGACTTCCCGAAGGACGTCGCGGCGGCCAGGGCGGCCTGGACCAAGGACAAGACGACCAACACCGCGAGATCGGCGCCGATAAAGCCGCATGCGGCGACCTTTGCCGGCGCCGACGAGAAGGCGCGCAACACGTCGCGTCTGAACTTCCTGGCGCTGATCTTCTGCCTGATGGTGGGCACGGCGGCCCTGCCGCACATCCTCATGCGCTACTACACGACGCCGAGCGTGCGGGAGGCGCGCAACTCCGTCGGATGGTCGCTGTTCTTCATCTTCCTGCTCTACTTCACCGCGCCAGCGCTCGCGGTGCTCGTGAAGTACGAGGTGTACCACAACCTGGTCGGGACGGCGTTCTCCGAGATCCCTGCCTGGATCGCACGCTGGCGTGAGGTGGATCCGTCGCTGGTGTCGATCCTGGACATCAACATGGACGGCCTCGTGCAGCTCGCGGAGATCTCGTTCCATCCGGACATGATCGTGCTCGCCACGCCGGAGATCGCGGGCCTGCCGTACGTGATCTCGGGCCTGGTGGCGGCCGGCGGCCTCGCCGCGGCGCTCTCGACCGCGGACGGCCTCCTGCTCACGATCGCGAACGCGCTGTCCCACGACGTGTACTACAAGATGCTGAACCCGAGCGCGACCTCGAAGACACGACTCACGGTGGCGAAGTCGCTGCTGGTGGTGGTGGCCTTGGCCGCGGCCTGGGTGGCGTCGCAGCGTCCGGCGGACATCCTGTTCCTGGTGAGCGCCGCGTTCTCGCTCGCCGCCGCCGGGTTCTTCCCCGCGCTCACGCTCGGCATCTTCTGGAAACGGGCGACGAAGTGGGGAGCCATCCTCGGCATGCTCGCCGGCGTCGGCATCACCTTCTACTACATGGTGCTCACGCAGCCCTGGCTGCACAGGATGTTCGGGGTGGATTCGCCGATCGCCGAGAACAAGTGGTTCGGCATCGAGCCGATCTCGGCCGGCGTCTTCGGCGTGCCGCTCGGGTTCCTGGTGATCATCGTCGTGAGCCTGCTCACGCCGGCCCCGAGCCGGCAGGTGCAGGAGTTCATCGAGCACGTGCGTTACCCGCGTCTCGCGGGCGACATCGACACGCGCGCGACCTAG
- a CDS encoding tetratricopeptide repeat protein — protein sequence MPNLESWRHYLRGRFYQFTKRPDRAMTEYRATLQYDPDFAQAAHLLAYLLFQRRQYTEAERYFQETLRLRPRNAQAWFNLGFLYDHTSQPPRAVEAFQQAVRFDPKLDSAWYGLGLGLATLGRHDEAARALEEATRLQPMNGRAWYLLGMAYHTLHQDLKVREIVQHLNRFDRHTARRLILDTGRSDLAYLIADLQA from the coding sequence ATGCCCAATCTCGAATCCTGGCGTCACTACCTGCGCGGCCGGTTTTACCAGTTCACCAAGCGGCCGGATCGCGCGATGACCGAATATCGCGCGACGCTCCAGTACGACCCCGATTTCGCGCAGGCCGCGCACCTGCTCGCCTATCTGCTCTTCCAGCGCCGGCAATACACGGAGGCCGAACGCTACTTTCAGGAGACCCTGCGCCTGCGGCCCAGGAACGCGCAGGCCTGGTTCAACCTCGGCTTCCTCTACGATCACACCAGCCAGCCGCCGCGCGCCGTCGAGGCGTTCCAGCAGGCCGTTCGGTTCGACCCCAAGCTCGACAGCGCCTGGTACGGCCTGGGGCTCGGCCTGGCCACGCTCGGCCGCCACGACGAGGCCGCCCGCGCGCTCGAGGAGGCGACGCGCCTGCAGCCCATGAATGGGCGCGCCTGGTACCTGCTGGGAATGGCGTATCACACGTTGCATCAGGACCTCAAGGTCAGGGAAATCGTGCAACACCTCAACCGTTTCGACCGCCACACGGCCCGCCGCCTGATCCTCGACACCGGTCGCTCGGATCTCGCCTACCTCATCGCCGACCTGCAGGCCTAG